One region of Sulfuriroseicoccus oceanibius genomic DNA includes:
- a CDS encoding DUF3592 domain-containing protein, translating into MIKRTSTEPSSARNSNKSGFGCLFLFGLPFLLAGLFVMGLGVKSLWIGLAAADWPETQATLQRVELETHHGDDSVSYEVVAEYSYRWDGREYTNDRVGLTTGGDNFGDWQQRTYRELDGALRAGETVPCYVDPENPGDALLKRELRPRALMFYFMFGGVFALIGGGLGTSGLIGAARAKKRKAKLAQNPDQPWLLRDDWNAGVVKANERWEFAVLLGFAAFWNGISWTVFIAMLDELGSKPNMAWMVLLFPLIGIGLLVGVFRLWRRGRMLGQLEFRFDPELMPFEKGGQVVGTIVGSSPKLQYREDDLELGLVVERVVTSQRGNQSSTSTQVAYSHFEGGLDPTRGVRGTELPVRLVAPTGYEDTTIEGGAMIKFKANTDTHWRVRLQGKPKTALEKFKASFDVPVFGDAAHPVEAAVSDGVAGDSAAESGAALADEDLERLGVRRVASMDGTVTYMRTGKELRKFGFWMVAFAVVMMVVGAGIANDDAGAFGYLFCAGASLVGIVGIGMISARSALVVDPRAGTLTKIGQLLGIRRQKVISAAALQSVEPDSNTEVNGEPRYHLAIRSSEGNANALGWLKEHHLASRLAKQIEREVRA; encoded by the coding sequence ATGATCAAGAGAACCAGCACCGAACCTTCGTCTGCCAGAAATAGTAACAAATCTGGCTTTGGTTGCCTGTTTTTGTTCGGCTTGCCGTTTTTGCTCGCGGGGCTCTTCGTAATGGGGCTTGGGGTGAAGTCCTTGTGGATTGGATTGGCGGCGGCGGATTGGCCTGAGACCCAGGCCACGTTGCAGCGGGTGGAGCTTGAAACACATCATGGTGACGACTCGGTGAGCTACGAGGTGGTGGCCGAATATTCGTACCGATGGGATGGTCGCGAGTACACCAACGACCGGGTGGGATTGACCACTGGTGGCGACAACTTCGGCGACTGGCAGCAACGCACCTATCGTGAGCTCGATGGCGCGCTCCGCGCCGGAGAGACTGTCCCGTGTTATGTGGATCCGGAGAACCCAGGGGACGCGCTTTTGAAACGAGAACTGCGTCCGCGTGCGTTGATGTTCTATTTCATGTTTGGCGGGGTGTTTGCGTTGATCGGTGGCGGGCTGGGGACGTCAGGGCTGATCGGTGCGGCGCGGGCAAAGAAGCGCAAGGCGAAGTTGGCGCAAAACCCGGACCAGCCATGGCTGTTGCGCGACGACTGGAATGCCGGCGTGGTGAAGGCGAACGAGCGCTGGGAGTTCGCGGTGTTGCTAGGATTTGCCGCGTTTTGGAATGGGATCTCGTGGACGGTATTCATCGCCATGCTGGATGAGCTTGGATCAAAGCCAAATATGGCGTGGATGGTCTTGCTCTTTCCTTTGATTGGAATCGGTTTGTTGGTTGGGGTATTCAGGTTGTGGCGTCGTGGGCGGATGTTGGGGCAGCTGGAGTTTCGTTTCGATCCTGAGTTGATGCCGTTTGAGAAGGGCGGGCAGGTTGTCGGAACAATTGTGGGCAGTTCGCCCAAGTTACAGTATCGGGAGGATGACTTGGAGCTGGGTCTGGTGGTCGAGCGCGTGGTGACATCACAGCGAGGCAATCAATCGAGCACGTCGACGCAGGTGGCGTATTCGCATTTTGAGGGCGGTCTGGACCCGACGCGCGGAGTGCGGGGAACCGAATTGCCGGTGAGGCTGGTGGCTCCAACCGGGTACGAGGATACGACGATCGAGGGTGGGGCGATGATTAAGTTCAAGGCGAACACCGACACCCACTGGCGGGTGCGGTTGCAAGGGAAGCCGAAGACGGCGTTGGAGAAGTTCAAGGCATCCTTTGATGTGCCGGTGTTCGGTGATGCGGCGCATCCGGTTGAGGCGGCAGTTTCGGATGGTGTGGCGGGAGACTCCGCAGCGGAAAGCGGTGCCGCGTTGGCTGATGAGGATTTGGAGCGGCTCGGGGTGCGCCGGGTGGCGTCTATGGATGGCACGGTGACGTACATGCGCACGGGCAAGGAGTTGCGGAAATTTGGGTTTTGGATGGTGGCATTCGCGGTGGTGATGATGGTGGTCGGAGCCGGGATTGCGAATGATGATGCCGGTGCGTTTGGCTATTTGTTCTGCGCCGGTGCGTCGTTGGTCGGGATCGTGGGAATTGGGATGATCTCGGCACGATCGGCATTGGTTGTGGATCCAAGAGCCGGCACGCTGACGAAGATTGGGCAGTTGCTGGGGATTCGGCGCCAGAAGGTGATTTCCGCAGCGGCATTGCAGTCGGTGGAGCCTGATTCGAACACGGAGGTGAACGGCGAGCCCCGCTATCATCTCGCGATCCGGTCGTCGGAGGGGAATGCCAACGCATTGGGTTGGCTCAAAGAGCATCATCTCGCCAGTCGGTTGGCGAAGCAGATCGAGCGCGAGGTCAGGGCGTAG
- a CDS encoding metallophosphoesterase family protein — MRYAIVSDIHANLPAWYAVVENAMEAGATRFLCLGDLVGYGPNPREIVDDVRRRSEAVVMGNHDAVACGLFNASVFNPTARGVIEWTIDELTDEQKEYLSSLPLDVHLDGLDAHLVHAHMDEPGRFHYLNSKEDAKACFDACDHGLIFVGHTHAPGIYALSPEGDITQHEPGTFVRNADYRYIVNPGSVGDPRGEEVVASYCIYDTTDHSISHRFVEFDPEACRAAYRAVGLDAKPYFLRYLDRQVSQPEEVACFDESQPRKVVRGVTAAVSIAATRLDDENEDESGDSVESYGESIDAGGGVATVVAPKTVKKPALTSSTGRVAVDLPPQVVVVPKPPVKRQPSREETRERSRKGGKSKIAIGALGALAALGVGISLHQAKSGDSESESGVAVMDAAGVGELTTARYVRISLPRSGTLSLAEVEVISNGTNVAFQRQASQSSTHAGGDASHAVDGNTNGYFDEGSTTSTEPKQPGPWWEVDLGQMTPIDRVRVWNCQDGGAPKMRRLHNFTIEFYDESRQLALAKHKIPVSGREVEIESP; from the coding sequence ATGCGTTACGCCATAGTCTCTGACATTCACGCCAATTTACCCGCCTGGTACGCTGTGGTGGAGAATGCAATGGAGGCCGGAGCCACGCGCTTTCTTTGTTTGGGGGATTTGGTAGGTTACGGGCCGAATCCACGTGAGATCGTGGATGATGTGCGGCGCCGCTCCGAGGCTGTGGTGATGGGCAACCACGATGCGGTGGCGTGCGGCTTGTTTAATGCGTCGGTTTTCAACCCGACGGCGCGGGGCGTGATCGAATGGACGATCGACGAGCTGACCGACGAGCAAAAGGAGTATCTGTCGTCGTTGCCATTGGACGTCCATTTGGACGGGCTGGATGCGCACCTGGTCCACGCCCACATGGACGAGCCGGGGCGCTTTCATTATCTCAACAGCAAAGAGGATGCGAAGGCGTGTTTTGATGCCTGTGATCACGGGTTGATCTTTGTCGGGCATACGCACGCCCCTGGGATTTACGCGTTGTCCCCGGAAGGGGATATCACGCAGCACGAGCCGGGGACCTTTGTTCGCAATGCGGACTACCGGTATATCGTCAACCCAGGATCGGTGGGGGATCCGCGGGGTGAGGAGGTGGTCGCAAGTTATTGCATTTACGACACGACGGACCACTCGATCAGCCATCGCTTTGTGGAGTTTGATCCTGAGGCCTGTCGTGCGGCTTATCGTGCGGTGGGGCTCGATGCCAAACCGTACTTTTTGCGTTATCTCGACCGCCAGGTGAGCCAGCCGGAAGAGGTGGCGTGCTTTGACGAATCACAGCCGCGCAAGGTGGTGCGCGGGGTAACTGCGGCGGTTTCCATTGCGGCGACGCGGTTGGATGACGAGAACGAAGACGAGTCAGGCGATTCGGTCGAATCTTATGGGGAATCGATCGATGCCGGTGGCGGCGTGGCGACTGTTGTAGCCCCAAAAACAGTGAAAAAGCCCGCGCTGACGAGTTCCACGGGCCGCGTCGCGGTTGATCTGCCGCCACAGGTGGTGGTGGTGCCGAAGCCTCCGGTGAAACGGCAACCGAGCCGTGAGGAGACCCGTGAGCGCAGCCGCAAAGGCGGGAAATCTAAGATTGCTATAGGGGCGTTAGGCGCACTCGCCGCGCTTGGGGTGGGAATCAGCCTGCATCAGGCGAAGTCCGGCGATTCGGAGTCCGAATCTGGAGTGGCTGTGATGGATGCAGCGGGTGTGGGTGAACTGACCACCGCCCGATACGTCCGCATTTCGTTGCCGCGCTCGGGGACGTTGTCGCTGGCCGAGGTGGAAGTGATTTCCAATGGTACTAATGTTGCCTTCCAGCGCCAGGCTAGCCAGAGTTCGACCCATGCGGGCGGCGACGCCAGCCATGCGGTGGATGGCAATACCAATGGATATTTCGATGAGGGGTCGACCACATCGACCGAGCCGAAGCAGCCCGGCCCGTGGTGGGAAGTCGATCTTGGACAGATGACCCCTATTGACCGGGTGCGGGTTTGGAACTGCCAGGATGGCGGCGCCCCGAAAATGCGCCGATTGCATAACTTTACGATCGAATTCTACGACGAGTCCCGCCAACTTGCGCTCGCAAAGCACAAGATCCCGGTGAGCGGGCGTGAGGTAGAAATCGAGAGTCCATGA
- a CDS encoding cob(I)yrinic acid a,c-diamide adenosyltransferase gives MSIATKRGDDGFTDLMFGRRIPKTDIRVAAYGAVDELNGALGPARIHAQQEDLIELAEHIHAIQRMLVTVMGELATDPKDLEKFKKAGHKLVDNEMIGDLDSLVDMIEKEKELTFKGWVMPGEKGSLAGAHLDHARTVCRRAERDVIDLAEAEAASDFNHEVVRFLNRLSDVLWLFARWAEVTE, from the coding sequence ATGTCTATTGCTACCAAGCGCGGCGACGATGGGTTCACTGATTTGATGTTTGGCCGGCGCATCCCGAAGACCGACATCCGAGTGGCGGCGTATGGCGCGGTGGATGAGCTCAATGGGGCGCTCGGGCCGGCACGCATTCATGCCCAGCAGGAGGATTTGATCGAGCTTGCCGAGCACATTCACGCGATCCAGCGCATGCTGGTGACGGTGATGGGGGAACTCGCGACCGATCCGAAGGATCTGGAAAAGTTCAAGAAAGCGGGGCATAAGCTCGTTGATAACGAGATGATTGGCGACCTGGATTCCCTGGTCGACATGATCGAGAAAGAGAAAGAGCTGACCTTCAAAGGATGGGTGATGCCGGGTGAAAAGGGATCGCTCGCCGGTGCCCACTTGGATCACGCCCGTACTGTCTGCCGCCGGGCGGAGCGTGATGTGATCGATTTGGCCGAGGCGGAAGCAGCGTCCGACTTTAATCATGAAGTTGTGCGTTTCCTCAACCGCTTGTCAGACGTTCTTTGGTTGTTTGCCCGATGGGCTGAAGTCACCGAATAA
- the frr gene encoding ribosome recycling factor: MTPDLVTKTADEAMSKSVEFMTQEFAGIRTGKASPGLVEGLNVEVQSYGSTMKLNGLATITTPDNRTINVSPFDPSTAADIERAIRESNLGINPSRDGKIIRLPIPELTGERRKELVKVIKGKAEEARVRVRSARRDAIDSAKKLEKDKAISEDERHDMEAEIQKITDKYVGEIDTIVGHKEEEILTV; this comes from the coding sequence ATGACACCTGATCTAGTTACAAAGACCGCCGACGAGGCGATGAGCAAGAGCGTCGAATTCATGACCCAGGAATTCGCAGGTATCCGCACCGGCAAGGCCTCCCCGGGTCTTGTTGAAGGTCTCAACGTGGAAGTCCAGTCCTACGGGTCGACCATGAAGCTCAATGGTCTGGCGACCATCACCACTCCGGACAACCGCACCATCAACGTGTCGCCATTCGACCCATCGACTGCCGCTGACATCGAGCGCGCGATCCGTGAGTCGAACCTGGGTATCAACCCATCGCGTGACGGCAAGATCATTCGTTTGCCAATTCCTGAGCTTACCGGTGAGCGCCGTAAGGAGCTGGTCAAAGTGATCAAGGGTAAGGCGGAAGAAGCACGCGTCCGTGTGCGCTCCGCTCGCCGCGACGCCATCGACTCGGCCAAGAAGCTCGAGAAAGACAAGGCGATCAGCGAAGACGAACGCCACGACATGGAAGCCGAGATCCAGAAGATCACCGACAAGTACGTCGGCGAGATCGACACCATCGTTGGTCACAAGGAAGAGGAAATCCTCACCGTCTAA
- the pyrH gene encoding UMP kinase, translated as MSESTDPTGAGHKKPRRVVLKLSGEALREDGSQDNISPEIVGKMASQIVEALKEGVQIAIVVGGGNFWRGISASNRGMERATADYMGMLATVMNSLALQSMLEEMGVEVRVQTAIEMKNVAEPFIRRVAIGHLEKGRVVIFGAGTGNPFFSTDTTAALRASEINADVILKATKVDGVYDSDPAKNPDAVRFDDISFHEAISRRLKVMDSTAFSLCMDNNKPIMVFDMNEPGNLKRALLGADIGTLVHAG; from the coding sequence ATGAGCGAATCGACCGATCCTACCGGCGCCGGGCATAAGAAGCCACGGCGGGTTGTCCTGAAGTTGAGTGGTGAAGCCCTCCGCGAGGACGGCAGCCAAGACAACATCTCGCCGGAGATCGTCGGCAAGATGGCCTCCCAAATCGTAGAGGCTCTCAAAGAGGGAGTGCAGATCGCCATCGTCGTGGGCGGCGGCAACTTCTGGCGCGGCATCAGCGCCAGCAACCGCGGCATGGAGCGCGCTACGGCCGACTACATGGGCATGCTCGCCACTGTGATGAACTCGCTCGCACTGCAGAGCATGCTCGAGGAAATGGGCGTGGAAGTGCGCGTGCAGACCGCCATTGAAATGAAGAACGTGGCCGAGCCATTCATCCGCCGCGTGGCCATTGGTCACTTGGAAAAGGGCCGCGTCGTGATCTTCGGTGCCGGCACCGGCAACCCGTTCTTCTCGACCGACACCACCGCCGCACTGCGTGCCAGTGAGATCAATGCGGATGTCATCCTCAAGGCCACGAAGGTCGATGGTGTGTACGATTCCGATCCGGCCAAGAACCCGGACGCTGTGCGCTTCGACGACATCAGCTTCCACGAAGCCATTTCGCGTCGCCTCAAGGTGATGGACAGCACCGCATTCAGCCTTTGCATGGACAACAACAAGCCGATCATGGTCTTCGACATGAACGAGCCGGGCAACCTCAAGCGCGCTTTGCTCGGGGCAGATATCGGGACATTGGTCCACGCTGGCTAG
- the fmt gene encoding methionyl-tRNA formyltransferase, whose amino-acid sequence MRALFLGTGDIAIPSLQLLIDRDDVEVVGLVTQPDRPVGRKQVLTPPKIKEVAVAHGIPVLQPEKVREIIPELEALECDLFVVMAYGQLLPEALIELPKIACVNLHGSLLPRHRGASPIQAAIREGDAESGVTLMHVVKALDAGDIILKESTPIGEQETGGELHDRLADIAATALDRGVTAFQKGTATREPQQRELVTYLGKLLRKDGVLDWSETAERIERTVRAFHPWPGTTTQLHSGGRSMNMKIFPPTVVVESPDPAAAAGAIVAADGESITIACGGGSALEVTQIQPEGKRRMEVRDFVRGHAITIGDRVGS is encoded by the coding sequence ATGCGCGCACTCTTTCTTGGCACCGGCGACATTGCGATTCCTTCACTCCAACTGCTCATCGACCGTGACGACGTAGAGGTCGTCGGGCTGGTGACGCAGCCGGACCGTCCGGTCGGGCGCAAGCAGGTGCTGACACCGCCGAAGATCAAAGAGGTAGCGGTGGCACATGGCATTCCGGTACTGCAGCCGGAAAAGGTGCGTGAGATCATTCCGGAGCTGGAGGCGTTGGAGTGCGATTTGTTCGTGGTGATGGCGTACGGGCAACTGTTGCCGGAGGCGCTGATTGAGTTGCCGAAGATTGCCTGTGTGAACTTGCACGGGTCGTTGCTGCCGCGTCACCGTGGGGCGTCGCCGATTCAGGCGGCCATCCGCGAAGGCGATGCAGAATCCGGGGTGACGCTGATGCATGTGGTGAAGGCATTGGATGCCGGCGACATCATTCTCAAGGAGTCGACGCCGATTGGTGAGCAGGAGACGGGGGGCGAGCTGCACGATCGATTGGCGGACATTGCGGCGACCGCGCTCGACCGCGGGGTGACTGCGTTTCAGAAGGGCACCGCGACCCGCGAGCCACAGCAGCGCGAGCTGGTGACGTACCTCGGCAAGCTGCTGCGCAAGGACGGTGTGCTCGACTGGAGTGAAACGGCTGAGCGCATCGAGCGCACGGTGCGTGCGTTCCACCCATGGCCGGGGACGACGACCCAACTGCACAGCGGCGGACGCTCGATGAACATGAAAATCTTCCCGCCGACCGTGGTGGTGGAGTCGCCCGATCCGGCAGCGGCCGCCGGTGCCATTGTGGCTGCGGATGGGGAATCAATCACCATCGCCTGCGGTGGCGGTAGTGCGCTTGAGGTGACGCAAATCCAGCCCGAAGGGAAGCGCCGAATGGAAGTGCGCGACTTCGTCCGCGGGCATGCGATCACCATTGGAGACCGTGTCGGGAGCTGA
- a CDS encoding family 20 glycosylhydrolase, with product MTCRVLVFLFLWAGVVIAQASDSGWSLPTPPAGTAKRALIPYPVEVDWQHADREVAGVAVAFGAGIPERARDWLGTAVERVVTEFGLTKADVTGETGFVVRFAAGRVEGAHLEREAYALEFDHDGVVIVASHFRGWFNGVQTLRQLIYQSDGRWMVAGCAVRDWPAFGIRGVMLDVGRNYLSPGFIKRQVDRLAGYKINTLHLHLTEDAAWRLEIKKYPQLTAAEFHWKTRQPGRYYTQEEMRELIAYCARRGVTVIPEIDMPGHSEAFKRAMGFDMQSEAGVAVLREVIDEVASLFPSRYLHLGSDEVRIRMKEFMPRMVAHARRRGKDVVVWDPGHLPDRQVVKMHWGDHTGQKVDPSMRHIDTTGFYMDWIDAQSGVYQYFFQQPCDVRESNRSALGAITCVWTDGALSGEDRLLIQYPFYPCMLTFAERLWRGAAEERADLFAKLPQPGSAAHAAFAEFEGRLTAHRDLYFQEVPFAYVKQSHIPWKLIGPFDHRGRNDTSFEPERVIKESYQQGGRTLRWEDEPAWGSAIHLRHFYSVFNLHRKQANPDYWPATMSHRVGDAGGTCYALSYIFSPEPQQVGVMFGIGGMWGHSGGYRSARAPRQGEWDFSGGDLWINDERIAPPRWSFESLPWGGWGKGRIEEAPLTEEGYFFRPPVQVALKQGWNKVLVRVPFGWWQGDDGQRKWFFNCVPVRWDGIHYREVDGLRYAVEPQA from the coding sequence ATGACGTGCCGAGTGTTGGTTTTTCTGTTTCTCTGGGCAGGTGTGGTGATTGCTCAGGCCTCGGACTCGGGGTGGTCGTTGCCGACGCCCCCGGCTGGGACGGCCAAGCGGGCGTTGATCCCGTACCCGGTTGAGGTGGATTGGCAACATGCGGACCGTGAGGTTGCCGGAGTAGCGGTGGCCTTTGGGGCCGGGATTCCGGAGCGGGCGCGTGACTGGCTGGGAACCGCGGTGGAGCGGGTGGTGACCGAGTTTGGGCTGACGAAGGCGGACGTCACCGGTGAGACAGGGTTTGTCGTGCGCTTTGCCGCCGGTAGGGTGGAAGGGGCGCATCTCGAGCGGGAGGCATACGCGCTTGAGTTCGACCACGACGGTGTCGTGATTGTGGCCTCGCATTTCCGTGGGTGGTTCAATGGGGTGCAGACCTTGCGGCAGTTGATTTACCAGTCCGACGGGAGGTGGATGGTTGCCGGATGCGCGGTACGTGATTGGCCGGCCTTCGGGATCCGCGGAGTGATGTTGGACGTCGGGAGGAACTATCTCTCGCCCGGGTTTATCAAGCGTCAGGTGGATCGGTTGGCCGGTTACAAGATCAACACGCTGCATTTGCACCTCACCGAGGACGCGGCGTGGCGGCTGGAGATTAAAAAGTACCCGCAGTTGACTGCTGCCGAGTTCCATTGGAAGACGCGTCAGCCCGGCAGGTATTACACCCAGGAGGAGATGCGGGAATTGATCGCGTATTGTGCCCGGCGCGGCGTTACGGTGATCCCGGAGATCGACATGCCCGGGCATAGTGAGGCGTTCAAGCGGGCGATGGGGTTCGACATGCAGAGCGAGGCCGGGGTGGCGGTGCTGCGAGAGGTGATCGATGAAGTGGCTTCGCTTTTTCCCTCTCGGTACCTGCACTTGGGATCGGACGAGGTGCGCATCCGCATGAAGGAGTTCATGCCGCGGATGGTGGCGCACGCGCGCCGGAGGGGGAAGGACGTGGTGGTGTGGGATCCGGGCCACCTGCCGGACCGCCAGGTGGTGAAGATGCATTGGGGAGACCACACCGGCCAGAAAGTGGACCCCTCGATGCGGCATATCGACACGACCGGCTTTTACATGGATTGGATCGATGCGCAGTCAGGCGTGTACCAATACTTTTTTCAACAGCCATGCGACGTGCGAGAGAGCAACCGCAGCGCGCTAGGCGCGATCACTTGTGTCTGGACGGACGGTGCGCTCAGTGGGGAGGACCGTTTGTTGATCCAGTACCCGTTTTATCCGTGCATGCTCACCTTTGCCGAGCGCCTGTGGCGCGGTGCCGCAGAGGAACGGGCGGACTTGTTTGCCAAGCTGCCTCAGCCGGGAAGCGCAGCCCATGCGGCGTTTGCGGAGTTCGAGGGCCGACTGACGGCGCATCGTGATTTGTACTTCCAGGAGGTGCCCTTCGCCTATGTCAAACAAAGTCACATTCCGTGGAAACTGATCGGACCATTTGACCACAGGGGACGAAACGACACGTCGTTCGAGCCGGAGCGCGTGATCAAAGAGAGTTACCAGCAGGGCGGGCGTACGCTGCGCTGGGAGGATGAGCCCGCGTGGGGCAGTGCGATCCACCTGCGCCACTTCTATTCGGTTTTCAATTTGCACCGCAAGCAGGCGAACCCGGACTACTGGCCGGCGACCATGAGCCACCGCGTAGGGGATGCTGGGGGCACCTGTTATGCTCTGAGCTACATTTTCAGTCCCGAGCCCCAGCAGGTGGGGGTGATGTTTGGGATCGGCGGGATGTGGGGGCACTCGGGGGGATACCGCAGTGCGCGTGCACCGCGGCAGGGGGAGTGGGATTTCTCTGGTGGCGACCTGTGGATCAACGACGAGCGCATCGCTCCTCCACGCTGGAGCTTTGAAAGTCTGCCATGGGGTGGCTGGGGCAAAGGCCGCATTGAAGAAGCTCCGCTGACCGAGGAGGGGTACTTTTTCCGTCCTCCGGTGCAAGTCGCGCTGAAGCAAGGCTGGAACAAAGTCCTCGTGCGAGTTCCTTTCGGATGGTGGCAGGGCGACGATGGCCAACGGAAATGGTTTTTCAATTGTGTGCCCGTGCGCTGGGACGGCATCCACTACCGCGAAGTCGACGGCCTGCGCTATGCCGTGGAGCCGCAGGCGTAG
- a CDS encoding GDSL-type esterase/lipase family protein — MISRLLSAVLLMGGVVPAVVANESVAAVEVVAQTHEATTPAHRNQIRWWKHRHAQKLQAAKTAKCDILFVGDSITQMWERHGAKVWQKYYGDRNAFNIGYSGDQTQHVLWRLDQGEMDHFKPKVAVLMIGTNNTGHQKNWTAQKVADGVRAIIGRIHAKSPDTEVLLLAVFPRGATADDPMRVRNDEINALIQSYGELDKVHFLDLAPKFLDAEGNLPKSVMPDLLHPHAAGYEIWADAMEPTLQRLLEVSKAPGAALNSAVVPVPKLENDFYDWYQRHDEVKALAAEGNPELVFIGDSITHMFGGEPKSRIARGAQVWGEFYQPRNTINLGFGWDRTQNMLWRIENGEFDGLKPKVAVVMAGTNNLTGTQNARANTPEEIFEGVEAICTAIHQRSPDTEIVLIGVLPRLQAEMNPKIQKLNGLIEGLDAQSKITVLNLWDRFCDPSGEVNKALFQDAVHPNAAGYRVWAEAMEPTLEQLLQ, encoded by the coding sequence ATGATTAGTCGATTATTATCCGCAGTTTTGTTGATGGGGGGCGTCGTGCCTGCAGTCGTCGCGAATGAGAGCGTGGCGGCGGTGGAAGTGGTGGCCCAGACGCACGAGGCGACCACCCCGGCACACCGCAACCAGATCAGGTGGTGGAAACACCGCCACGCGCAGAAGCTGCAGGCTGCGAAGACCGCCAAATGCGACATTCTCTTTGTCGGCGACTCGATTACCCAGATGTGGGAGCGTCACGGAGCGAAGGTTTGGCAGAAGTATTACGGAGATCGCAATGCGTTCAACATTGGCTACTCTGGAGATCAGACCCAGCATGTGCTGTGGCGTCTGGATCAGGGCGAGATGGATCATTTCAAGCCGAAGGTCGCGGTGTTGATGATCGGCACCAACAACACGGGGCACCAAAAGAACTGGACGGCACAGAAGGTGGCGGATGGCGTGCGGGCGATCATTGGCCGCATCCACGCCAAGAGCCCTGACACGGAAGTGTTGTTGCTCGCGGTTTTCCCCCGCGGTGCCACGGCGGATGATCCGATGCGTGTGCGCAACGATGAGATCAACGCATTGATCCAAAGCTATGGCGAGTTGGACAAGGTTCACTTCCTGGATCTTGCGCCGAAGTTTCTCGATGCGGAGGGCAATTTGCCGAAGTCGGTGATGCCTGATTTACTGCACCCGCACGCGGCGGGGTATGAAATCTGGGCGGATGCGATGGAGCCGACGTTGCAGCGGTTGTTGGAGGTTTCCAAGGCACCGGGGGCGGCGTTGAACTCTGCGGTGGTACCGGTTCCAAAGCTCGAGAATGATTTCTACGATTGGTACCAGCGGCACGATGAGGTGAAGGCGCTGGCCGCCGAGGGCAATCCTGAGTTGGTCTTCATCGGCGATTCGATCACCCATATGTTTGGCGGCGAGCCGAAATCGCGCATCGCGCGTGGAGCGCAGGTTTGGGGTGAATTCTACCAGCCTCGCAACACGATCAATCTGGGCTTCGGTTGGGATCGCACGCAGAACATGCTGTGGCGGATCGAGAATGGTGAGTTTGACGGGTTGAAACCAAAGGTCGCTGTGGTGATGGCTGGCACCAACAACTTGACCGGTACTCAGAATGCGCGAGCGAACACACCGGAGGAGATATTTGAGGGCGTCGAGGCGATCTGCACCGCGATCCATCAGCGATCCCCGGATACCGAGATCGTGTTGATTGGCGTGCTGCCTCGCCTTCAGGCGGAGATGAACCCGAAAATCCAGAAGCTGAATGGCCTCATCGAGGGGCTGGACGCGCAGAGCAAGATCACCGTGCTCAATTTGTGGGATCGTTTTTGTGATCCGTCCGGCGAGGTGAACAAGGCCTTGTTCCAGGATGCTGTGCATCCGAATGCGGCGGGCTATCGGGTGTGGGCGGAAGCGATGGAGCCGACACTTGAGCAGCTGTTGCAGTAG